In Kitasatospora gansuensis, a genomic segment contains:
- the ddaH gene encoding dimethylargininase: MTDLLAPPTAATRRQARIRHFLMCRPDHFDVTYTINPWMDPEKPTSNDLALAQWEVLHKLLVELGHHVQTIDAEAGLPDMVFAANGATVVDDKALVARFRHSERDGESQHYVDWFRKQGFVEVVQAQYPNEGEGDYLTTRRAILAGNGFRSDPRSQAEAEALFGRPVVGLTLVDPRFYHLDTALAVLDEDEVMYYPAAFTPESRRVLETLFPDAVLADEADAVVFGLNAVSDGYNVILPEAATGLAAKLRARGFRTHGVDLSELLKAGGSAKCCTLELRH; the protein is encoded by the coding sequence ATGACCGACCTCCTCGCTCCCCCCACCGCTGCGACCCGGCGGCAGGCACGCATCCGACACTTCCTGATGTGCCGCCCGGACCACTTCGACGTCACGTACACCATCAACCCGTGGATGGACCCGGAGAAGCCCACCTCGAACGACCTGGCCCTCGCGCAGTGGGAGGTGCTGCACAAGCTGCTGGTCGAGCTCGGCCACCACGTGCAGACCATCGACGCCGAGGCCGGTCTGCCGGACATGGTCTTCGCCGCCAACGGTGCCACCGTGGTGGACGACAAGGCGCTGGTCGCCCGGTTCCGGCACTCGGAACGGGACGGTGAATCGCAGCACTACGTGGACTGGTTCCGTAAACAGGGCTTCGTGGAGGTCGTGCAGGCGCAGTACCCGAACGAGGGCGAGGGCGACTACCTGACCACCCGCCGGGCCATCCTGGCCGGCAACGGCTTCCGCTCCGACCCGCGCTCGCAGGCCGAGGCCGAGGCGCTGTTCGGCCGCCCGGTGGTCGGACTGACCCTGGTGGACCCGCGGTTCTACCACCTGGACACCGCGCTGGCCGTGCTGGACGAGGACGAGGTCATGTACTACCCGGCCGCGTTCACCCCGGAGAGCCGCCGGGTGCTGGAGACGCTGTTCCCGGACGCGGTGCTCGCCGACGAGGCGGACGCGGTGGTGTTCGGCCTCAACGCGGTCTCCGACGGCTACAACGTGATCCTCCCGGAGGCCGCCACCGGCCTGGCCGCCAAGCTCCGGGCCCGGGGCTTCCGGACCCACGGCGTGGACCTCTCCGAGCTGCTCAAGGCGGGCGGCAGCGCCAAGTGCTGCACCCTCGAACTCCGGCACTGA
- a CDS encoding acyl-CoA dehydrogenase family protein yields the protein MPNNPVVPNTAADILAAAKALAPQLRERSVEIEKNRRMPADVVELIRGTGAFRMGFSKAWGGPELTSVEQTEVVEALAYGDASAGWVAMIGMDSGLYANFLDEVVAKEMFPSIDMTTAGLLFPTGKADRVPGGYRLSGRWQFGSGVTHADWVVSGAFITENGQPWPADGPQDSILLAVPQSDIEVIDTWNTTGLAGSGSCDYTITDVFVPDNRTMTFATVRNGEGPLAQPEVHMRNMPGVPLGVARAALDWVREQVVAKSQPGGGGWADNWRMQVALAECEADFNATRSAVYGAMRRQWEVLEAGGTMDDLTADERAALPLSRLHAFRTARSIVMRLYDLMQTGSIYRPSPLDRWLRDTMTMCQHVVAQDKILQTAGAYLLGSKPGFPLSLGITG from the coding sequence ATGCCGAACAACCCGGTGGTCCCGAACACCGCCGCCGACATCCTCGCCGCCGCCAAGGCGCTCGCCCCGCAGCTGCGGGAGCGCTCGGTGGAGATCGAGAAGAACCGCCGAATGCCCGCCGACGTGGTCGAGTTGATCCGCGGTACCGGTGCCTTCCGGATGGGCTTCAGCAAGGCCTGGGGCGGCCCGGAGCTGACCTCGGTCGAGCAGACCGAGGTGGTCGAGGCGCTGGCCTACGGTGACGCCTCGGCCGGCTGGGTCGCGATGATCGGGATGGACTCCGGCCTGTACGCCAACTTCCTGGACGAGGTGGTCGCCAAGGAGATGTTCCCCAGCATCGACATGACCACCGCCGGTCTGCTCTTCCCGACCGGCAAGGCCGACCGGGTGCCCGGCGGCTACCGGCTCAGCGGCCGCTGGCAGTTCGGCAGCGGCGTCACGCACGCCGACTGGGTGGTCTCCGGTGCCTTCATCACCGAGAACGGGCAGCCCTGGCCGGCCGACGGGCCGCAGGACTCGATCCTGCTGGCGGTCCCGCAGTCCGACATCGAGGTGATCGACACCTGGAACACCACCGGCCTGGCCGGCAGCGGGAGTTGTGACTACACCATCACCGACGTGTTCGTCCCGGACAACCGCACGATGACCTTCGCCACCGTCCGCAACGGCGAGGGCCCGCTGGCCCAGCCCGAGGTGCACATGCGGAACATGCCGGGCGTCCCGCTCGGCGTGGCCCGGGCCGCGCTGGACTGGGTGCGCGAGCAGGTGGTCGCCAAGTCGCAGCCCGGTGGCGGCGGTTGGGCCGACAACTGGCGAATGCAGGTCGCCCTGGCCGAGTGCGAGGCGGACTTCAACGCCACCCGGAGCGCGGTCTACGGCGCGATGCGGCGCCAGTGGGAGGTGCTGGAGGCCGGCGGCACCATGGACGACCTGACCGCCGACGAGCGCGCGGCGCTGCCGCTCTCCCGCCTGCACGCCTTCCGGACCGCCCGCTCGATCGTGATGCGGCTGTACGACCTGATGCAGACCGGCTCGATCTACCGCCCGAGCCCGCTGGACCGCTGGCTCCGCGACACCATGACGATGTGCCAGCACGTGGTGGCCCAGGACAAGATCCTGCAGACCGCCGGTGCGTACCTGCTGGGCAGCAAGCCCGGCTTCCCGCTGAGCCTCGGCATCACCGGCTGA
- a CDS encoding flavin reductase family protein: MSPDLRGAMRNFATGVCVATTYADRGGVRRHDAVTLNSLTSVSLDPPLVSLSLHRDSQFLTDLLETKKWAVSILDCEAEPLARRLAKGRDDRAEAVNALPATPGPKTGALVLDAHSGLECVLWDSFDIGDHTMVIGEVVSTGVRDLQPPLLFLHGSFQHLAAATTSKE, encoded by the coding sequence ATGTCGCCCGATCTGCGAGGCGCGATGCGGAACTTCGCCACCGGAGTCTGCGTCGCCACCACCTACGCCGACCGCGGGGGCGTCCGCCGCCACGATGCGGTGACCCTCAACTCCCTGACCTCGGTATCGCTCGACCCGCCGTTGGTCTCGCTGTCCCTGCACCGGGACTCGCAGTTCCTGACCGATCTGCTGGAGACCAAGAAGTGGGCGGTCTCCATCCTCGACTGCGAGGCCGAGCCGCTGGCCCGGCGCCTCGCCAAGGGCCGGGACGACCGCGCGGAGGCGGTCAACGCCCTCCCGGCCACCCCGGGGCCGAAGACCGGAGCCCTCGTCCTGGACGCGCACAGCGGCCTGGAGTGCGTGCTCTGGGACAGCTTCGACATCGGCGACCACACCATGGTCATCGGTGAGGTGGTCTCCACCGGTGTCCGCGACCTGCAACCCCCTCTGCTCTTCCTGCACGGCAGCTTCCAGCACCTGGCGGCTGCCACCACCTCCAAGGAGTAA
- a CDS encoding FAD-binding oxidoreductase, whose product MTIDWESLRSQVDGRVTRPGELGFEENSTAFNKRYAGVTPAGVLSVGSVADVARGIAWARSQGLPVVARGGGHSYAGQATTTGLLLDLHGLDAITVDRGSELVRVGGGVRAGQLYAELQRHDLAVPLGNSNDVGIGGLTLGGGVAAVSRAFGLTCDSLVETDIVLADGTLVTCNEHENSDLFWASRGGGGGNFGVNTSFTFQARPTIASSTCLLLWPLSDAAAVLPVMQRIMQGAPNEFSARIGFSRSSGDDGMVSVIGQHLGPASELRELLAPVLSTVVPDRAEIEDRSYWEAKEFLHHETSGDPFAVRTRTVTEPLPEEAVHTALTFLAKWPGSGNPDGAGLALFTWGGAINKVPATETAFPHRDVLFLVSMDTSWSTEDSAEVRQANLDWLTDLHAAMGEYARDASYVNFTDPDLTDAHAAYFGPNVDRLRQIKRQYDPDGVFRFPQGL is encoded by the coding sequence ATGACCATCGACTGGGAGAGCCTGCGCAGCCAGGTGGACGGCCGGGTCACCCGGCCGGGGGAGCTCGGCTTCGAGGAGAACAGCACCGCCTTCAACAAGCGGTACGCGGGAGTCACCCCGGCCGGGGTGCTCTCGGTGGGCAGTGTGGCGGACGTGGCCCGGGGCATCGCCTGGGCCCGCTCGCAGGGCCTGCCGGTGGTGGCCCGGGGCGGTGGCCACAGCTACGCCGGCCAGGCCACCACCACCGGCCTGCTGCTCGACCTGCACGGGCTGGACGCGATCACCGTGGACCGCGGCTCCGAGCTGGTCCGGGTCGGTGGCGGCGTCCGGGCCGGCCAGCTGTACGCCGAACTCCAGCGCCACGACCTGGCGGTACCGCTGGGCAACTCGAACGACGTCGGGATCGGCGGCCTCACCCTCGGCGGGGGTGTGGCCGCGGTCTCCCGGGCCTTCGGGCTCACCTGCGACTCGCTGGTGGAGACCGACATCGTGCTCGCCGACGGCACCCTGGTGACCTGCAACGAGCACGAGAACTCGGACCTGTTCTGGGCGAGCCGGGGCGGCGGTGGCGGCAACTTCGGGGTCAACACCTCGTTCACCTTCCAGGCCAGGCCGACCATCGCCAGCTCCACCTGCCTGCTGCTCTGGCCGCTCAGCGACGCGGCCGCCGTGCTGCCGGTGATGCAGCGGATCATGCAGGGCGCCCCGAACGAGTTCTCCGCCCGGATCGGCTTCAGCCGCTCCTCGGGGGACGACGGGATGGTCTCGGTGATCGGTCAGCACCTGGGTCCCGCCTCGGAGTTGCGGGAGCTGCTGGCCCCCGTCCTGAGCACGGTGGTGCCCGACCGCGCGGAGATCGAGGACCGCAGCTACTGGGAGGCCAAGGAGTTCCTGCACCACGAGACCTCGGGCGACCCGTTCGCGGTCCGCACCAGGACGGTCACCGAGCCGCTCCCCGAGGAGGCCGTGCACACCGCGCTGACCTTCCTGGCCAAGTGGCCGGGCAGCGGGAACCCGGACGGCGCCGGCCTGGCGCTCTTCACCTGGGGCGGCGCGATCAACAAGGTTCCGGCCACCGAGACCGCATTCCCGCACCGGGACGTCCTCTTCCTGGTCTCGATGGACACCTCCTGGAGCACCGAGGACAGCGCGGAGGTCCGGCAGGCCAACCTGGACTGGCTGACCGATCTGCACGCCGCGATGGGCGAGTACGCCCGGGACGCCAGCTACGTGAACTTCACCGATCCTGACCTGACCGACGCCCACGCCGCCTACTTCGGCCCCAACGTGGACCGACTGCGTCAGATCAAGCGCCAGTACGACCCGGACGGGGTCTTCCGGTTCCCGCAGGGGCTCTGA
- a CDS encoding ATP-grasp domain-containing protein: MSGEDRVLLLIGSGLKLYREYIIESAARRATELGLKLVLVNNLKPTWQQEYFDEITVVNVFDHEQLRDAAREIASRRTVVGVACYDEPLVMPAAELAAEFGVPGLGLEGVQGCRDKHRTRSLLSAAGLPQPGFELTDTLEQAREVADRIGYPVVVKPRALGASMGVVLAEDQAQLDQAYLVASNASLVGDEPFRGGAIVEGYAVGPEISIDGVVHQGEYRPMFIARKETGHHPYFEEIGHVVDAADPLLRDQELLDVLSKAHQVLNVENGMTHAEVKLTKYGPVIIEINGRLGGDLIPFLGRIATGIDVGEVLVEAATGIRTDITFTRREVAGIRFGYPTEDVTVREVRVPTDLPGLVTAAPMVDPGTELRLPPGGYLARHSFVVSQAEDREGVTERLRIALNAVELDADPLERKDVSAVLEMPAGLLDVDK, from the coding sequence ATGAGTGGCGAAGACCGAGTGCTGCTGTTGATCGGCAGCGGGCTCAAACTCTACCGCGAGTACATCATCGAGTCCGCCGCCCGGCGGGCGACCGAACTCGGCCTCAAGCTGGTGCTGGTCAACAACCTCAAGCCCACCTGGCAGCAGGAGTACTTCGACGAGATCACCGTGGTCAACGTCTTCGACCACGAGCAACTGCGGGACGCGGCAAGGGAGATCGCCAGTCGCCGAACGGTGGTCGGGGTGGCCTGCTACGACGAGCCGCTGGTGATGCCGGCCGCCGAGCTGGCCGCCGAGTTCGGGGTCCCGGGTCTCGGGCTTGAGGGTGTGCAGGGCTGCCGGGACAAGCACCGGACCCGCTCGCTGCTCTCCGCCGCCGGACTCCCGCAGCCCGGCTTCGAGTTGACCGACACCCTGGAGCAGGCCCGCGAGGTGGCCGACCGGATCGGCTACCCCGTGGTGGTCAAGCCCCGGGCGCTGGGCGCCTCGATGGGTGTCGTACTCGCCGAGGACCAGGCCCAGTTGGACCAGGCGTACCTGGTCGCCTCGAACGCCAGCCTGGTCGGTGACGAGCCGTTCCGCGGCGGGGCGATCGTCGAGGGCTACGCCGTCGGCCCCGAGATCAGCATCGACGGTGTGGTGCACCAGGGCGAGTACCGGCCGATGTTCATCGCCCGCAAGGAGACCGGCCACCACCCGTACTTCGAGGAGATCGGCCACGTCGTGGACGCCGCCGACCCGCTGCTCCGGGACCAGGAGCTGCTGGACGTGCTGTCCAAGGCGCACCAGGTGCTGAACGTCGAGAACGGGATGACCCACGCCGAGGTCAAGCTGACCAAGTACGGCCCGGTGATCATCGAGATCAACGGCCGGCTGGGCGGCGACCTGATCCCCTTCCTGGGCCGGATCGCCACCGGCATCGACGTCGGAGAGGTGCTGGTGGAGGCCGCCACCGGGATCCGTACGGACATCACCTTCACCCGCCGCGAGGTGGCCGGCATCCGCTTCGGCTACCCGACCGAGGACGTCACCGTCCGCGAGGTCAGGGTGCCGACCGACCTGCCGGGGCTGGTGACCGCCGCGCCGATGGTCGACCCGGGCACCGAGCTGCGGCTGCCGCCCGGCGGCTACCTGGCCAGGCACTCCTTCGTGGTCTCCCAGGCCGAGGACCGGGAGGGCGTCACCGAACGCCTCCGGATTGCACTGAACGCAGTCGAGTTGGACGCCGATCCGCTGGAACGAAAGGACGTGAGTGCGGTGCTGGAGATGCCTGCAGGGCTGTTGGACGTGGACAAATGA
- a CDS encoding NAD(P)/FAD-dependent oxidoreductase has protein sequence MATEARRVLVVGAGVTGLLTAVRASLAGHQVTVLDRGAIPNPGSTSFDQHRAVRALDPDDLAGTRRTAVAHRRWLAMEALLGTKFYRQVGMLSAWPAAEIDQVTAAAADAQLPVTLMDPAKFPHVRFPADSVGVLEHQGGVLLADHALAAVVRWLAEQPNVTLRPWQEVKAVDPETGQVHLPDAETLESDLTLIATGPWSKNLVDLPMLLHRQTLVYLKPPEDLAAVWERTPGIGRIGSEGTAWLLPPGEGTLLKASSATVCREADLAADGSPAEELRWAEQVLSEPILTDPKRYTVMAVKRCHYLVDAGTGAAHLIQLGPKTWARTASGGDGFRTAPLVADRIAAALEDTDYLGEEAK, from the coding sequence ATGGCAACCGAAGCGCGTCGAGTGCTGGTGGTCGGGGCGGGGGTGACCGGACTGCTCACGGCGGTACGGGCCTCGCTGGCCGGTCACCAGGTCACCGTGCTGGACCGGGGGGCGATCCCCAACCCGGGCTCCACCTCCTTCGACCAGCACCGCGCAGTCCGGGCACTGGACCCGGACGACCTGGCAGGGACCAGGCGCACCGCGGTCGCACACCGCAGGTGGCTGGCCATGGAGGCTCTGCTGGGCACCAAGTTCTACCGCCAGGTCGGCATGCTGAGTGCCTGGCCGGCCGCCGAGATCGACCAGGTGACCGCGGCCGCGGCCGACGCCCAGCTCCCGGTCACCCTGATGGACCCGGCCAAGTTCCCGCACGTGCGGTTCCCCGCCGACTCGGTCGGCGTGCTGGAGCACCAGGGCGGCGTCCTGCTCGCCGACCACGCCCTGGCGGCAGTGGTCCGCTGGCTGGCCGAGCAGCCCAACGTCACGCTCCGCCCGTGGCAGGAGGTCAAGGCGGTGGACCCGGAGACCGGTCAGGTGCACCTGCCCGACGCGGAGACCCTGGAGTCCGACCTGACGCTGATCGCCACCGGTCCCTGGTCGAAGAACCTGGTCGACCTGCCGATGCTGCTGCACCGTCAGACCCTGGTCTACCTCAAGCCGCCGGAGGACCTGGCAGCGGTCTGGGAGCGCACCCCCGGCATCGGCCGGATCGGCTCCGAAGGCACCGCCTGGCTGCTGCCGCCCGGCGAGGGCACCCTGCTCAAGGCGAGCTCGGCCACTGTCTGCCGGGAGGCCGACCTGGCCGCCGACGGCAGCCCGGCCGAAGAGCTCCGCTGGGCCGAACAGGTGCTCTCCGAGCCCATCCTGACCGACCCCAAGCGCTACACGGTGATGGCGGTCAAGCGCTGTCACTACCTGGTGGATGCCGGCACCGGCGCCGCCCACCTGATCCAGCTCGGCCCGAAGACCTGGGCCCGTACCGCCAGCGGCGGCGACGGATTCCGTACCGCCCCGCTGGTCGCCGACCGCATCGCGGCGGCTCTCGAAGACACCGACTACCTGGGAGAAGAAGCGAAATGA
- a CDS encoding class I tRNA ligase family protein, translating to MSKRVAVISPAPTANGDLHLGHLAGPFLAADVYTRYQRATGRETVFGTGAQDTSTFVVTTARRLGTSPEALVADSTAKIEATLAAMGIEVDGFSRDEERFTKLVLDFVGRLHSAGKVVLKPARFPYLPSTGEYLVDGFVKGGCPVCLTEGCAGLCESCGHPSAAGDLIDPRSSEHPDEPVEIREVPVLVLPLEEYRAQLKEYFASSGAALRPHMAQAVQEMLDRPLPDLPITYPISWGIPAPFPEVSGQTINPNAETMAWSIYTTALGAEKRGEVLAADDQLWWPESETEVVYFLGFDNTFPFAIAGAAMLLALGDRYALPARFVTNEFYELEHQKFSTSRGHLVWGQELADRLPRDVGRFHLAATSPENQRTNFGWGALEAVTGARLIQPWNRVAAKVEQWAGRTLPVSAASRFAADRITQRFSAAYQMPAFSLGRAAETLAEQLGRLDRWEVTEELAGDFCHQVEAVLRGAAPILIDLAAAALDDTAVRDRDETTEITPKILPRLTGGAV from the coding sequence ATGAGCAAGCGCGTGGCGGTGATCTCCCCCGCCCCGACCGCCAACGGAGACCTGCACCTCGGTCACCTCGCGGGGCCGTTCCTGGCCGCCGACGTCTACACCCGCTACCAGCGGGCGACCGGCCGCGAGACCGTCTTCGGCACCGGCGCCCAGGACACCTCGACCTTCGTGGTCACCACCGCCCGACGTCTGGGCACCAGCCCCGAGGCGCTGGTGGCCGACTCGACCGCCAAGATCGAGGCCACCCTGGCCGCGATGGGCATCGAGGTGGACGGCTTCAGCCGGGACGAGGAGCGGTTCACCAAGCTGGTGCTGGACTTCGTCGGCCGGCTGCACAGCGCGGGCAAGGTGGTGCTGAAGCCCGCCCGCTTCCCCTATCTGCCGAGCACCGGCGAGTACCTGGTGGACGGCTTCGTCAAGGGCGGCTGCCCGGTCTGCCTGACCGAGGGCTGCGCCGGACTCTGCGAGAGCTGCGGCCACCCGTCGGCGGCCGGCGACCTGATCGACCCGCGCTCCAGCGAACACCCCGACGAGCCGGTCGAGATCCGCGAAGTCCCGGTCCTGGTCCTGCCGTTGGAGGAGTACCGAGCCCAGCTGAAGGAGTACTTCGCGAGCAGCGGCGCCGCGCTCCGCCCGCACATGGCGCAGGCCGTGCAGGAGATGCTGGACCGCCCGCTGCCCGACCTCCCGATCACCTACCCGATCTCCTGGGGCATCCCCGCGCCGTTCCCCGAGGTATCCGGGCAGACCATCAACCCGAACGCCGAGACGATGGCCTGGTCCATCTACACCACCGCGCTGGGCGCCGAGAAGCGTGGAGAGGTGCTGGCCGCCGATGACCAACTCTGGTGGCCGGAGTCCGAGACCGAGGTGGTCTACTTCCTCGGCTTCGACAACACCTTCCCCTTCGCCATCGCCGGTGCCGCCATGCTGCTGGCACTGGGCGACCGGTACGCGCTGCCGGCCCGTTTCGTCACCAACGAGTTCTACGAGCTGGAGCACCAGAAGTTCTCCACCAGCCGGGGCCACCTGGTCTGGGGTCAGGAGCTGGCGGATCGACTGCCCCGGGATGTCGGCCGGTTCCACCTGGCCGCCACCAGTCCGGAGAACCAGCGCACCAACTTCGGCTGGGGCGCCCTCGAGGCCGTCACCGGAGCCCGGCTGATCCAGCCGTGGAACCGGGTGGCCGCCAAGGTCGAGCAGTGGGCCGGACGGACCCTGCCGGTCTCCGCCGCCTCCCGCTTCGCCGCCGACCGGATCACCCAACGCTTCTCCGCCGCCTACCAGATGCCCGCCTTCAGCCTCGGCCGTGCGGCCGAGACGCTGGCCGAGCAGCTCGGCCGGCTGGACCGCTGGGAGGTCACCGAGGAGCTGGCCGGCGACTTCTGCCACCAGGTGGAGGCCGTCCTGCGCGGCGCCGCCCCGATCCTGATCGACCTGGCCGCCGCGGCCCTGGACGACACCGCCGTCCGGGACCGGGACGAGACCACCGAGATCACCCCGAAGATCCTGCCCCGGCTCACCGGTGGGGCGGTCTGA
- a CDS encoding cupin domain-containing protein: MEIRRLDRANLTPAYGILGERLQPWDALNAPFEGAWCVISGGGESTPHSHHEYEIFIAMAGRSTLVVDGTDHEFIAGDIVRLPPGCTHKVVNNHQEDFEYYGIWWDTDMSDAFLARHQKEKA, translated from the coding sequence ATGGAGATCCGTCGCCTCGACCGGGCCAACCTGACCCCCGCCTACGGCATCCTCGGCGAACGCCTGCAGCCCTGGGACGCGCTCAACGCACCCTTCGAGGGCGCCTGGTGCGTGATCAGCGGCGGCGGGGAGTCCACCCCGCACTCGCACCACGAGTACGAGATCTTCATCGCGATGGCGGGCCGCTCGACCCTGGTGGTCGACGGCACCGACCACGAGTTCATCGCCGGCGACATCGTCCGCCTGCCGCCCGGCTGCACGCACAAGGTGGTCAACAACCACCAGGAGGACTTCGAGTACTACGGGATCTGGTGGGACACCGACATGTCGGACGCGTTCCTCGCCCGTCACCAGAAGGAGAAGGCATGA
- a CDS encoding SidA/IucD/PvdA family monooxygenase: MTNHEVEVLAIGAGPSNLALAVALEESGSTGLANNTLILEQYPDVKWQRNLLLPFARSQVSFVKDLVTLRNPQSRFSFLSFLHAKGRLDEFVNLGTFNPFRRELSEYLQWVANNLDHVGIRYNAKGQSVAPRRADDGTVIGWRVTLTNGDTVDTRDLVVGTGRDANVPKEFAHLPADRVIHSTQYSTRIAQYPIDRPVRVVVIGAAQSAAEMFMAVHKDLPLSQPTLIHRSIGLQNYQTSKFVNELFFPSFVNEFHDSPAESRKQILEEIRLTNYAGLAAPFLDETYSMLYEQKLSGSQRSAVRSMTEVLEAREEDGEVVLELRDRRTGKTDTVRCDLVLLGTGYDQRMPAMVRHLAGQVGIEDIAVNRRYRVDLGESTRAGLYLQGFNEATHGISDSLLSVLAHRSHEITTDLLDRRTVSAERSL; encoded by the coding sequence ATGACGAACCACGAGGTCGAGGTCCTGGCAATCGGTGCAGGCCCGTCCAACCTGGCCCTGGCGGTGGCTCTCGAGGAGTCCGGCTCCACCGGTCTGGCCAACAACACGCTCATCCTGGAGCAGTACCCGGACGTGAAGTGGCAGCGCAACCTGCTGCTGCCCTTCGCCCGCAGCCAGGTCTCCTTCGTCAAGGACCTGGTGACGCTGCGGAACCCGCAGAGCCGCTTCTCCTTCCTCTCCTTCCTGCACGCCAAGGGCCGGCTCGACGAGTTCGTCAACCTCGGCACCTTCAACCCCTTCCGCCGCGAGCTCTCCGAGTACCTGCAGTGGGTCGCCAACAACCTGGACCACGTGGGGATCCGCTACAACGCGAAGGGCCAGAGCGTCGCTCCCCGCCGGGCCGACGACGGCACCGTGATCGGGTGGCGGGTCACCCTCACCAACGGCGACACGGTGGACACCCGGGACCTGGTGGTCGGCACCGGCCGGGACGCGAACGTCCCGAAGGAGTTCGCTCACCTCCCCGCGGACCGGGTCATCCACAGCACCCAGTACAGCACCCGGATCGCCCAGTACCCGATCGACCGACCGGTCCGGGTGGTGGTGATCGGCGCCGCGCAGAGTGCCGCCGAGATGTTCATGGCCGTGCACAAGGACCTGCCGCTCAGCCAGCCCACCCTGATCCACCGTTCGATCGGTCTGCAGAACTACCAGACCAGCAAGTTCGTCAACGAGCTCTTCTTCCCGTCCTTCGTGAACGAGTTCCACGACAGCCCGGCCGAGTCCCGGAAGCAGATCCTCGAGGAGATCCGGCTGACCAACTACGCCGGTCTGGCCGCCCCGTTCCTGGACGAGACCTACTCGATGCTCTACGAGCAGAAGCTCTCCGGCTCGCAGCGCTCCGCCGTCCGGTCGATGACCGAGGTGCTGGAGGCCCGCGAGGAGGACGGCGAGGTGGTGCTGGAGCTGCGCGACCGCCGTACCGGCAAGACCGACACGGTCCGCTGCGACCTGGTGCTGCTCGGCACCGGTTACGACCAGCGGATGCCCGCGATGGTCCGTCACCTGGCCGGCCAGGTCGGCATCGAGGACATCGCGGTCAACCGTCGCTACCGGGTCGACCTCGGCGAGTCCACCCGCGCCGGGCTCTACCTGCAGGGCTTCAACGAGGCCACCCACGGCATCTCCGACTCGCTGCTCAGCGTGCTGGCGCACCGCTCGCACGAGATCACCACCGACCTGCTCGACCGCCGCACCGTCTCGGCCGAGCGGAGCCTCTGA